The following proteins are co-located in the Apium graveolens cultivar Ventura chromosome 5, ASM990537v1, whole genome shotgun sequence genome:
- the LOC141724902 gene encoding putative ribose-5-phosphate isomerase 2, translating into MALAPLQFIGSNKPNVDSCQMVSSPSPVILTQDELKKIAAYKAVEFVESGMVLGLGTGSTACHAVARIGELLQQGKLKNIVGVPTSKKTHEQAISAGIPLSDLDTYPILDLAIDGADEVDPYLNLVKGRGGSLLREKMVESACKKFVVIVDETKLVKHLGGSGLAMPVEIVPFCWKFMAERLRMMFMDAGCVAKLRRFSENGEPFATDNGNYIIDLYFEKDIGDLKVASDEILRLAGVVEHGMFLDMATTLIVAGELGVTVKNK; encoded by the coding sequence ATGGCTCTTGCCCCCCTTCAATTTATTGGGTCTAACAAGCCAAATGTTGATTCTTGTCAAATGGTGTCTTCACCATCACCAGTAATTTTAACCCAAGATGAATTAAAGAAAATTGCAGCTTACAAAGCTGTCGAATTTGTCGAATCGGGTATGGTTTTGGGTTTGGGTACCGGGTCAACTGCTTGTCATGCTGTGGCCCGAATTGGGGAGCTATTGCAACAAGGCAAGCTTAAGAACATTGTGGGAGTACCCACTTCAAAAAAGACCCATGAGCAAGCAATTTCTGCTGGCATTCCATTGTCTGATCTAGATACGTATCCGATTCTTGATCTTGCGATAGATGGGGCGGATGAGGTTGACCCGTATTTGAATTTGGTTAAGGGGAGAGGCGGGTCTTTGTTGAGAGAAAAAATGGTGGAAAGTGCTTGCAAGAAATTTGTAGTGATTGTTGATGAGACAAAGTTAGTTAAGCATTTGGGAGGAAGTGGGCTTGCAATGCCGGTTGAGATTGTGCCTTTTTGTTGGAAATTTATGGCTGAGAGGCTTAGAATGATGTTTATGGATGCAGGTTGTGTTGCTAAGCTGAggaggtttagtgaaaatgggGAACCTTTTGCGACGGATAATGGGAATTATATTATTGATTTGTATTTTGAGAAGGATATCGGGGATTTGAAGGTTGCAAGTGATGAAATTTTGAGACTTGCTGGTGTTGTTGAGCATGGAATGTTCTTAGATATGGCTACTACGTTGATCGTTGCAGGTGAGCTTGGTGTTACAGTTAAGAATAAGTAG